TGACCGTCAACGGTGAGCCGATCCGCTATCGGCTGGATCCCGCGACACCCTTGCTGTCGGCGCTGCGCGAGGCGTCTAACCTGACGGGCACGAAATTCGGCTGCGACAGCGGCGAATGCGGCGCTTGCACGGTGATCGTCGATGGGCGCGCGACGATGAGTTGCAGCGTCACCATCGGCGATCTCGAAGGCGCCCAAGTGACGACCATCGAAGGGCTTGGCGGCGCGCATCCGGTGCAGCGTGCGTGGATTGCCGAGCAGGTGACGATGTGCGGCTATTGCGAGCCGGGCTTCATCATGGCGATTGCGGCGCTGCTGCGCGCGAGCCCGTCGCCGACGTCCGAGCAAATCGACGCGCTGCCCAACATCTGCCGCTGTGGCGCTTACCCGCGAATCCGCCGGGCAATCCGCCGCGCGGCGGCGGCTGGTAGAGGCGACGCCGCCGTTCATCGAAGGCCGATTGAGCCTTCCGCTTCCGCCGAATGAGCGTTGTCCCCGCGTGCGCGAGGGGGGCGTTGCCGTCGCGCCTCTCCTGCTTTAGTGGGCTAATACACCCGCGCTTTTCTAAAGGTCATGAATCCATGAAGCTTGCCGGCTCTCTTATCATCTCCGTCTCCCTTCTCGCGCTGTCCGCATGCGCGACCACCTCGGCCGAATCGGTTGTACCGGTTGCCGCCGCGGAGCCGGTGCCGGTTGTGCCGGTGGAGCCCGCGGCGCCGACGGTCAGCGCACATGACCGGCTGTTCCAGCTGTTCAAGGATAGCGACGAGGACAATCTGCGTCGCAACCCGATCGGCGCGCTGTTCCGCGGCGACCAGCGCTATGCCGATCGCCTCGGCGACTTCATGACCGACGAATATTATGCGGGCGAGCGCGCCGCGGCGGAAAAGGAGCTGGCGGCGCTTCACGCGATCCCGCGGACCGAGCTCAACGAAACCGACCAGCTCGCCTATGACGTGTTCGAATATAATACGAAGGACACTTTGCGCGGGCTTCAGCCCGACATGCTGGCATTGACCGCGCCGCGACCGCTCAACCACTTCTTCGGTTTCCACACCTTCTACCCGACGCTGGCGAGCGGAAAGGGCGCGGCGCCGTTCAAGACGGTCGCCGATTACGACAACAATCTGAAGCGGCATCGCGAGTTCATCACACTGCTCGACCGCGCCATCGGCCGCTTCAAGCAGGGCCAGCAGACCGGCGTCGTCGAGACCAAGATGACCGTCCGCAACATGATCGAGCAGCTCGACAACCAACTGAAGATGAAGGTGACGGATTCGCCGTATTACGGACCGATCAAGCAATTCCCGGACAGCATCTCCGCCGCCGATCGGGCGCGGCTGACCGCGGAGTATCGCGACATCATCGCCAACGGGTTGTTCCCGGCGCTCACCCGGCTGCGTGACTATTTCAAGAACGACTATCTAAAGTCGGCGCGCGACGGCGACGGACTGATGTACATGACCGGCGGCGACAAGCTCTACCGCTACAATCTCGAATCGACGACGACCCTCCCGCTCAGCCCCGACGAGATCCACAATCTGGGGCTGCAGGAAGTGGCGCGGATCACGACCGAGATGG
The sequence above is drawn from the Sphingomonas lutea genome and encodes:
- a CDS encoding (2Fe-2S)-binding protein, with the protein product MSSMTVNGEPIRYRLDPATPLLSALREASNLTGTKFGCDSGECGACTVIVDGRATMSCSVTIGDLEGAQVTTIEGLGGAHPVQRAWIAEQVTMCGYCEPGFIMAIAALLRASPSPTSEQIDALPNICRCGAYPRIRRAIRRAAAAGRGDAAVHRRPIEPSASAE
- a CDS encoding DUF885 domain-containing protein, encoding MKLAGSLIISVSLLALSACATTSAESVVPVAAAEPVPVVPVEPAAPTVSAHDRLFQLFKDSDEDNLRRNPIGALFRGDQRYADRLGDFMTDEYYAGERAAAEKELAALHAIPRTELNETDQLAYDVFEYNTKDTLRGLQPDMLALTAPRPLNHFFGFHTFYPTLASGKGAAPFKTVADYDNNLKRHREFITLLDRAIGRFKQGQQTGVVETKMTVRNMIEQLDNQLKMKVTDSPYYGPIKQFPDSISAADRARLTAEYRDIIANGLFPALTRLRDYFKNDYLKSARDGDGLMYMTGGDKLYRYNLESTTTLPLSPDEIHNLGLQEVARITTEMEKVRQEVGFKGNLQQFFEHLRTDPKYKMKSREALTQGYYDIGKKVDALLPQYFSTIPRAKLEIRPYEPFREKFEAGGSYSNGTPDGSRPGIFYFNAYDLPSRTTPGMTTLYLHEGSPGHHFQIMLAQENEALPSFMRFGGQTVFSEGWALYAETLGYDMGFYADPIQRMGTLDDEMLRAMRLVVDTGIHAKGWTRDQAIKYMLDNSSMGKTDATAEVERYIAIPSQATAYKIGALTIQRLRKKAEAELGPKFDIREFHAQVLMTGGLPMTILEQKIDRWIAAKKAA